In Paenibacillus sp. FSL R7-0345, a single window of DNA contains:
- a CDS encoding PHP-associated domain-containing protein — translation MKIDLHTHGKLSKKSAFSEDYFREMVTEALANGLQALALTEHFNTSNFFGMYETLDRMYPYNGHYYEADGLMIFPGMEVDIAETGHILLIGLKEDILEARYALEGNTCEGGFIPFRELLDLADERGLWKIGAHPFRTSTPLHHLDPQLLARLDAFDFNAKDIYMQGEQPYRDLIEPFAARLGIPVIAGSDSHQCLQYGSVVNRLEQDCSTVAELKAAIQQGSYTIEVSPCLNTKVKGSVMMKKLLKQMAGEAPSRDEAAAEYTA, via the coding sequence ATGAAAATAGATCTGCATACCCACGGCAAGCTGTCCAAAAAGTCCGCCTTCTCAGAGGACTATTTCCGCGAAATGGTCACAGAGGCGCTGGCAAACGGCCTGCAGGCTTTGGCACTGACGGAGCATTTTAACACCTCGAATTTCTTCGGGATGTATGAGACGCTAGACCGGATGTATCCGTACAACGGACATTATTACGAGGCTGACGGCCTGATGATTTTCCCGGGGATGGAGGTAGATATTGCCGAAACCGGACATATTCTGCTGATCGGGCTGAAGGAGGATATTCTGGAAGCGCGCTACGCGCTGGAGGGGAATACCTGTGAAGGCGGATTTATTCCGTTCCGTGAGCTGCTGGATCTGGCCGACGAACGCGGCTTGTGGAAAATCGGTGCCCACCCGTTCCGCACCTCAACACCGCTGCATCATCTGGACCCGCAGCTGCTGGCCCGGCTGGACGCTTTTGACTTCAATGCCAAGGATATTTACATGCAGGGCGAGCAGCCTTACCGGGATTTGATCGAACCGTTTGCGGCGCGCCTGGGCATTCCGGTCATTGCCGGAAGTGACAGCCATCAATGCCTGCAGTACGGCAGTGTCGTGAACCGGCTGGAGCAGGACTGCTCCACTGTTGCGGAGCTTAAGGCAGCTATTCAGCAGGGCAGCTATACTATTGAAGTATCACCTTGCCTGAACACGAAGGTCAAAGGCTCAGTTATGATGAAAAAGCTGCTCAAGCAGATGGCCGGAGAGGCCCCGTCGCGGGATGAGGCGGCGGCGGAGTATACGGCTTAA
- a CDS encoding energy-coupling factor transporter transmembrane component T — protein MVEAVKRALGKISVEHIKLELLGTAYNSSSTFLGRLDPRMLLVWYLFFAVTPWFIYNRTILLGMFVFMVVTTVLSKVSPYIVFILCLGLVSQIGWMFLLSLFFGGGAESLLPMLTLTLKLSVISLASITVFSSLDPERLSDGLSALGVPDTFAFSLSYGYRILPTLLEEFHQILLSFRLRGQRPAKHGFLYLRTAAYYLRILVLVFYPLMLNTAKRSRTTVEALETRGYTYAVNNPKVKKLRLSYLAMQRRDWLFVAFTVVYICLLFPLGAAFPNLLY, from the coding sequence ATGGTGGAAGCCGTTAAACGGGCGCTGGGCAAAATCTCCGTTGAGCACATCAAGCTGGAGCTGCTCGGCACCGCCTACAACAGCAGCAGTACATTTCTGGGCAGGCTTGATCCGCGGATGCTGCTGGTCTGGTATTTGTTTTTTGCCGTCACGCCATGGTTTATTTATAACCGGACGATCCTGCTCGGGATGTTCGTCTTTATGGTGGTAACGACCGTATTGTCCAAGGTAAGCCCGTACATTGTGTTCATTCTTTGCCTCGGTCTGGTCAGCCAGATCGGCTGGATGTTTCTTTTGTCGCTGTTCTTCGGCGGAGGCGCAGAGTCGCTCTTGCCGATGCTGACCCTGACGCTCAAGCTGTCTGTCATTTCGCTGGCAAGCATCACGGTCTTCTCCAGCCTTGATCCGGAGCGGCTGAGCGACGGGTTGTCTGCACTCGGCGTTCCGGATACGTTTGCCTTCAGCCTGTCTTACGGCTACCGCATTCTGCCTACGCTGCTGGAGGAGTTTCACCAGATTCTGCTCTCGTTCAGACTCAGGGGGCAGCGGCCGGCGAAGCATGGTTTCCTTTATCTGCGTACCGCCGCTTATTACCTGCGGATTCTCGTACTCGTCTTTTATCCATTGATGCTGAACACAGCCAAGCGCTCACGCACCACGGTTGAAGCCCTTGAGACCAGAGGCTATACCTATGCAGTCAATAACCCCAAAGTTAAAAAGCTGCGTCTTTCTTACCTCGCCATGCAGCGCAGAGACTGGCTGTTTGTGGCTTTCACCGTTGTTTATATCTGCCTGCTGTTCCCGCTGGGAGCTGCTTTTCCTAATCTGCTATACTAA
- a CDS encoding ATP-binding cassette domain-containing protein, with protein sequence MDKPLLELSNVSFTYPGAEQPVLHEVSFTLQQGDFVAVIGSNGSGKSTLCKCFNGLIPHYYTGDFEGELKLLGESAEGKRVSELSRHIGYVYQDFENQLVRPTVLDDVCFTPLNYGLADYRERGWRALELTGLSGLSREFIWQLSGGQKHLLALAGALAMDPDILVIDEPVAQLDPQHARQIYDILRRLNEQHGKTIVVIEHHAEFIAEYCRSVVLMDGGRLRWQKPVREALTSVEELQPLGIYPPDVTRAAWLLRPDRQAAGDYPLSCEEGRAWFGRRADPVSAADSAGASNARTLAAASAAADPAVPQGATPHTGTAAAGIGSYAAEPIVRMEQIKLSYRTIHKTLQPVLGGINLELYAGERVALIGNNGAGKSSLMKLIAGITAPTGGTVQVKDITVNGLPPERLSGIVSYVFQNPEDMFIDDSVRGEIAYYLKARKLVDMDDRVEEMLQAFRLQELAERDARLLSGGQQRRVSLAIGAAVRPAVMLLDEPTANLDISTKQEMTRVLEALRGQVETVVIATHDMALVAEWASRIIVMSEGRIIADGDKEAIFSDGQLLRRAGLAETQLMEMSRLLKLPQICSSLEEFTAMAEWRKGELVHGGSR encoded by the coding sequence ATGGATAAGCCGCTGCTGGAACTGAGTAATGTCTCCTTTACCTACCCCGGTGCGGAGCAGCCGGTGCTGCATGAGGTTTCGTTTACCCTGCAGCAGGGGGATTTTGTTGCTGTCATCGGCAGCAACGGGTCGGGTAAATCGACGCTATGCAAATGCTTTAATGGTCTGATCCCGCATTATTACACCGGAGACTTCGAAGGTGAGCTTAAGCTGCTGGGAGAGTCTGCGGAGGGCAAGCGGGTCAGCGAGCTGTCCCGGCATATCGGCTATGTGTATCAGGATTTTGAGAATCAGCTGGTCCGGCCGACGGTACTGGATGATGTGTGCTTTACGCCGCTGAATTACGGGCTGGCCGATTACCGGGAGCGGGGCTGGCGTGCGTTGGAGCTTACCGGCCTCAGCGGCCTGAGCCGTGAATTCATCTGGCAGCTCAGCGGCGGGCAAAAGCATCTGCTCGCCCTGGCCGGAGCGCTCGCCATGGACCCGGACATCCTGGTTATCGATGAGCCGGTAGCGCAGCTTGATCCGCAGCATGCCCGGCAGATCTATGATATTTTGCGCCGGCTGAACGAGCAGCACGGCAAGACGATTGTGGTGATTGAGCATCACGCAGAGTTCATCGCGGAGTACTGCCGCTCGGTAGTGCTGATGGACGGCGGGCGGCTGCGCTGGCAAAAGCCGGTCCGTGAAGCCCTCACCTCGGTGGAGGAGCTGCAGCCCTTAGGGATCTATCCGCCCGATGTCACCCGGGCGGCCTGGCTGCTCCGGCCGGACCGGCAGGCAGCGGGGGACTACCCGCTCAGCTGCGAGGAGGGGCGGGCATGGTTTGGGCGGCGGGCTGACCCTGTGAGTGCCGCCGATTCTGCCGGTGCTTCTAATGCCCGGACGCTGGCTGCAGCTTCAGCCGCAGCTGATCCCGCAGTTCCGCAGGGCGCCACACCGCATACGGGTACTGCTGCAGCTGGAATCGGCTCCTATGCGGCAGAGCCAATCGTCCGGATGGAGCAGATTAAGCTCTCTTACCGGACGATCCATAAGACGCTGCAGCCGGTACTCGGGGGCATCAATCTGGAGCTGTATGCCGGGGAGCGTGTCGCGCTGATCGGCAATAACGGGGCAGGTAAATCCTCGCTGATGAAGCTGATTGCCGGAATCACTGCACCGACGGGCGGGACTGTGCAGGTTAAGGATATTACGGTGAACGGACTGCCGCCGGAGCGGCTGTCCGGGATCGTGTCCTATGTATTCCAGAATCCCGAGGATATGTTCATCGACGATTCGGTGCGCGGAGAGATCGCTTATTACCTGAAAGCGAGAAAGCTCGTGGATATGGACGATAGAGTGGAAGAGATGCTGCAGGCCTTCCGCCTGCAGGAGCTGGCCGAGCGCGATGCCCGGCTGCTTAGCGGCGGTCAGCAGCGCCGGGTGTCGCTGGCGATTGGCGCTGCCGTCCGTCCGGCAGTCATGCTGCTTGACGAACCGACCGCCAATCTCGATATTTCGACGAAGCAGGAGATGACCCGGGTGCTTGAGGCGCTACGCGGCCAGGTCGAGACGGTTGTCATTGCTACGCATGACATGGCTCTGGTGGCCGAGTGGGCCAGCCGAATCATCGTGATGAGCGAAGGGCGGATTATAGCCGACGGTGATAAGGAGGCTATCTTCTCGGACGGGCAGCTGCTGCGGCGCGCCGGGCTGGCCGAGACCCAGCTGATGGAAATGAGCCGGCTGCTGAAGCTGCCGCAGATCTGCAGCAGTCTGGAGGAATTCACCGCTATGGCGGAATGGAGAAAGGGGGAGCTTGTACATGGTGGAAGCCGTTAA
- a CDS encoding MurR/RpiR family transcriptional regulator, which translates to MYKDWNRRPFSPNQRVIADFIQKNELRVLYMTEQEMADELGISIASVSRFWKAAGYRHAKDFKNSLRFRFESTPSEKMRDAMQRTGGSSLPQMLLDVASHHLQETNRYLNEAHLERAVAALSAARHIYIYSPGPCAGLAELMTYRMSRYGLNLKQMAPSGHELMDSLMHAGKKDVVLLFGFVQLLPETDVILDYAREAGYFVILITDRLVYPRSQDADIVLYAGRGEVWEFHSMVGPTYIIENLILGVGLRNKDSSLKKLDKLQQLRARYGSRLPRS; encoded by the coding sequence ATGTATAAGGACTGGAACCGCCGTCCCTTTTCCCCGAACCAGCGGGTGATTGCCGATTTTATTCAAAAAAATGAGCTCCGCGTCCTCTACATGACCGAGCAGGAAATGGCCGATGAGCTGGGCATCAGCATTGCCTCGGTCTCCCGTTTCTGGAAAGCAGCCGGCTACCGCCATGCCAAGGATTTTAAGAACAGCCTGCGCTTCCGCTTCGAATCTACCCCGTCCGAAAAAATGCGTGATGCTATGCAGCGTACCGGCGGCAGCTCCCTCCCGCAAATGCTGCTGGATGTAGCCTCGCATCATCTGCAGGAGACAAACCGCTACCTGAATGAAGCTCATCTGGAGCGCGCGGTAGCCGCCCTGTCTGCTGCCCGGCATATTTACATTTACAGTCCCGGTCCCTGTGCCGGTCTCGCCGAGCTGATGACTTACCGGATGTCCCGCTACGGGCTTAACCTGAAACAGATGGCGCCGAGCGGCCACGAGCTGATGGATTCCCTGATGCATGCCGGTAAAAAAGATGTCGTGCTGCTCTTCGGCTTCGTCCAGCTGCTGCCTGAGACGGATGTCATTCTCGACTATGCTCGGGAGGCGGGCTATTTTGTCATCCTGATTACCGACAGGCTCGTCTATCCCCGTTCCCAGGATGCTGACATCGTGCTGTATGCCGGGCGCGGCGAGGTGTGGGAATTCCATTCGATGGTCGGCCCCACCTACATTATCGAGAATCTGATTCTCGGCGTCGGCCTGCGCAACAAGGACAGCAGCCTGAAGAAGCTCGACAAGCTCCAGCAGCTGAGAGCCAGATATGGCAGCAGACTGCCGCGGAGCTGA
- a CDS encoding OsmC family protein has protein sequence MKHPFHLKAVWNGGRNSEGHIDAGGLKTVISIPQEMGGPGTGTNPDEMLLGAAATCYLITLAAMLERSGITPESLTLESEATVDVTNNVFTYERIVHKPRIVLKADATAAELTKAERLAHKAEESCMISRAVAGNVGIETLPSIVTAE, from the coding sequence ATGAAACATCCTTTTCATCTAAAAGCGGTATGGAACGGCGGGCGTAACAGTGAGGGGCATATTGATGCCGGCGGGCTGAAAACAGTTATATCGATTCCACAGGAGATGGGCGGTCCGGGAACAGGTACGAATCCTGATGAAATGCTGCTGGGGGCAGCGGCTACCTGTTATCTGATTACGCTGGCAGCGATGCTGGAGCGTTCCGGCATTACCCCGGAGAGCCTGACATTGGAGTCAGAGGCGACCGTGGATGTTACGAATAATGTGTTTACATACGAACGGATTGTGCATAAGCCGCGGATTGTGCTCAAAGCGGATGCAACAGCTGCTGAGCTGACGAAGGCGGAGCGGCTGGCGCATAAGGCTGAAGAGTCGTGTATGATCTCGCGGGCTGTGGCGGGAAATGTGGGGATAGAGACACTGCCTAGTATTGTTACGGCGGAGTGA
- a CDS encoding glycosyl hydrolase: protein MKDLVKKAGAMMLVVTLLLGMVRIAPAHAEAPLYTIESENAQLSSDLQVVTQIYGTPKPGYSGSGFVWMQSSGTLTFSVTVPETGMYSISTRYMQELSADGRQQSLTVNGIAKGTYMLPYTTTWKDFDFGFQKLNQGVNTIQIKAGWGFAYFDTFTVDYADLDPLNVQPVLSDPQATPETQLLMNYLTEVYGNHIISGQQEIYGGGNDGNAELEFDWIHNLTGKYPAIRGFDFMNYNPLYGWEDGTTSRMIDWVNNRGGIATASWHINVPRDFTTYQAGEFVDWKKATYKPTETNFNTANAVVPGTKEYQYVMAAIDDLAEQLLILQDNNVPVLFRPYHEAEGNGGLNGEGAWFWWASAGAEVYKQLWDQIYTKLTETYGLHNLIWTYNSYVYSTSPAWYPGNDQVDLVGYDKYNTIYNRYDGLSGVPNEDAITSIFYQLVDLTGGTKMVAMTENDTIPSVKNLTEEKSGWLYFLPWYGEHLMSNAFNYPATLTTLYQSNYVITLDELPDLSVNNPIPNASITPANVEFDKYASNQSDKAITVNPNGNTLTALRAGTAVLTANQDYTLNGNTLTLKKAYLAQLPVGEHSIVLDFNQGQDPVLKVKIIDTTPGPGPDATISPVTAAFDKAAALQQDISVALTLNGHQLTSVNKGTAALVSGQDYTATSTSVVLKKSYLAALPVGQHVITFHFNAGNNAVLTVNVTDSSVTVPSGNLTVQAFNGNTSASSNGISPKFKVINNGTSAIQLSDVKLRYYYTIDGDKAQSFWSDWASVGSANVTANFVKLATPVAGADYALEIGFTSAAGTLNPGQSAEIQTRFSKNDWSNYNQADDYSFKASATQFANHDKVTGYVSGQLVWGIEP from the coding sequence ATGAAAGATTTAGTCAAAAAAGCAGGCGCAATGATGCTCGTAGTTACTCTGCTGCTTGGAATGGTGAGGATTGCCCCCGCTCACGCAGAAGCCCCGCTGTACACGATTGAAAGCGAGAATGCCCAGCTCAGCTCCGACCTCCAGGTGGTTACGCAGATTTACGGAACACCCAAGCCCGGTTACTCTGGAAGCGGCTTTGTGTGGATGCAGAGCTCCGGCACACTAACCTTCTCAGTGACTGTCCCGGAAACCGGAATGTATTCAATTAGCACACGGTATATGCAGGAGCTTAGCGCTGACGGCAGACAGCAGTCTTTGACGGTTAACGGCATTGCCAAAGGTACGTACATGCTGCCCTACACAACTACCTGGAAGGATTTCGACTTCGGCTTCCAAAAGCTGAACCAGGGCGTCAACACCATCCAGATCAAGGCCGGCTGGGGATTCGCGTATTTTGATACCTTTACGGTCGATTATGCTGATCTCGATCCTCTGAATGTGCAGCCGGTCCTCTCCGATCCCCAGGCTACCCCGGAAACACAGCTGCTGATGAACTATTTAACAGAGGTTTACGGTAATCATATTATCTCCGGCCAGCAGGAGATTTACGGCGGCGGGAATGACGGCAATGCCGAGCTTGAGTTTGACTGGATTCACAATCTGACCGGCAAATATCCGGCGATCCGCGGCTTTGATTTTATGAACTATAATCCGCTGTATGGCTGGGAGGATGGAACAACGAGCCGGATGATTGACTGGGTCAATAACCGCGGAGGGATCGCAACAGCCTCCTGGCATATCAACGTGCCCCGTGACTTTACAACCTATCAGGCCGGCGAATTCGTAGACTGGAAAAAAGCCACCTACAAGCCGACAGAGACCAATTTTAATACTGCCAATGCAGTCGTTCCCGGCACCAAAGAATATCAGTATGTGATGGCGGCTATCGATGATCTGGCGGAGCAGCTGCTGATTTTGCAGGATAACAATGTTCCAGTTCTATTCCGTCCTTACCATGAAGCAGAGGGCAACGGCGGGCTGAACGGGGAAGGCGCCTGGTTCTGGTGGGCATCGGCCGGGGCTGAGGTGTACAAGCAGCTATGGGATCAGATCTATACCAAGCTCACAGAAACGTACGGTCTGCACAACCTGATCTGGACCTACAACAGCTATGTATACAGCACTTCTCCGGCATGGTACCCGGGCAATGACCAGGTCGATCTGGTCGGCTACGATAAATACAATACGATTTACAACCGCTATGACGGATTGTCCGGTGTGCCTAATGAGGATGCGATTACTTCGATTTTTTATCAGCTGGTGGACTTAACCGGCGGTACCAAGATGGTAGCGATGACAGAAAACGACACCATCCCGAGCGTAAAGAACCTGACCGAGGAAAAATCCGGCTGGCTCTACTTCCTGCCTTGGTACGGTGAGCATCTCATGAGCAACGCTTTTAATTATCCCGCAACCCTGACGACGCTCTACCAGAGCAATTATGTCATTACCCTGGATGAGCTGCCTGACCTGAGTGTGAATAACCCCATTCCAAATGCATCTATCACACCGGCAAACGTCGAGTTTGACAAGTACGCGTCTAATCAGAGCGACAAAGCTATAACCGTAAATCCTAACGGCAATACGCTAACCGCTCTCCGGGCAGGCACTGCCGTTTTGACTGCAAATCAGGATTACACCCTGAACGGAAATACGCTGACTCTGAAAAAAGCGTACCTGGCCCAGCTGCCGGTCGGCGAGCATTCCATTGTGCTGGACTTCAATCAGGGACAAGACCCTGTCCTGAAGGTGAAAATCATTGATACAACACCGGGCCCGGGCCCGGACGCTACAATTTCGCCTGTAACTGCAGCCTTTGACAAAGCGGCAGCCCTGCAGCAGGACATCTCCGTAGCCCTTACCTTGAACGGGCATCAGCTGACAAGTGTGAATAAAGGAACCGCTGCGCTTGTCTCCGGCCAGGATTACACAGCAACAAGCACTTCTGTTGTTCTGAAAAAATCGTATCTTGCTGCTCTGCCGGTCGGCCAGCATGTGATCACCTTTCATTTTAACGCGGGGAATAATGCCGTTCTTACCGTGAATGTGACGGACAGCAGTGTTACCGTACCGTCAGGAAACCTGACGGTCCAGGCCTTCAATGGCAACACCAGTGCCTCCAGCAACGGCATTTCGCCAAAATTCAAAGTGATCAACAACGGGACTTCCGCGATCCAGCTTAGTGACGTCAAGCTCCGGTATTACTATACCATTGACGGAGACAAAGCTCAGAGCTTCTGGAGCGACTGGGCCAGTGTCGGAAGCGCGAATGTTACCGCTAATTTTGTAAAGCTGGCTACCCCGGTTGCCGGAGCGGATTATGCGCTGGAGATCGGCTTTACGAGTGCAGCGGGAACCCTTAATCCCGGCCAGAGCGCAGAAATCCAGACCCGCTTCTCCAAAAATGACTGGTCCAACTACAATCAGGCTGACGATTACTCCTTCAAGGCCTCCGCTACCCAGTTCGCCAACCATGATAAAGTCACCGGTTATGTGAGCGGCCAGCTGGTGTGGGGAATTGAGCCTTAA
- a CDS encoding inositol monophosphatase family protein: MKFDLRELALFAEQAVTKAGNRISELRSREKLEVNYKDAGELVTSADLLSERIIQEAIMETFQGHRILSEEDGVHNWDKFKFDGPVWVIDPLDGTVNFSRNLPHYGVSLAFALDGVVLAGAVYAPVLNCTYIGIKGEGAFCNGERLRIRNCTSLSDAVIGTGFPHDSAKVQPAIERVNRLRRNCRDIRRFAAPTVDICYVASGKLDAHTESLSPWDVAAAGLIAREAGAMSCHVQAVPDGIPTDLYGEEVVFTTPGISEDLLTLLRMDSE; encoded by the coding sequence ATGAAGTTCGACCTTCGAGAATTAGCGCTGTTTGCAGAACAGGCTGTAACAAAAGCGGGTAACCGTATTTCCGAATTGCGCAGCCGGGAAAAACTTGAAGTGAATTACAAGGATGCCGGTGAACTGGTCACATCAGCTGACTTGCTGTCGGAAAGAATCATTCAAGAAGCCATAATGGAGACATTTCAAGGTCATCGGATTCTTTCGGAGGAAGATGGAGTACATAACTGGGATAAATTTAAGTTCGACGGGCCAGTTTGGGTGATCGATCCCTTAGATGGAACCGTTAATTTTTCCCGGAATCTACCCCATTATGGAGTTTCTCTGGCTTTTGCCCTTGATGGCGTAGTGCTGGCAGGAGCCGTATATGCGCCGGTTTTGAACTGTACCTATATTGGGATTAAAGGGGAAGGAGCCTTTTGCAATGGCGAGCGTTTACGAATTCGTAATTGTACTTCACTATCAGATGCTGTCATTGGCACAGGTTTTCCGCATGATTCAGCAAAAGTGCAGCCAGCAATTGAAAGAGTGAATCGGCTCCGGAGAAACTGTCGTGACATTAGGCGTTTTGCTGCACCAACAGTAGACATTTGTTATGTGGCGTCCGGAAAATTAGATGCGCATACGGAAAGTCTTTCACCATGGGATGTAGCCGCTGCAGGCTTAATTGCACGTGAGGCGGGTGCAATGAGCTGCCATGTACAAGCAGTGCCTGATGGCATTCCTACTGATCTCTATGGGGAAGAGGTCGTATTCACGACACCCGGAATCTCTGAGGATCTCTTGACATTATTGCGGATGGACTCTGAATAA
- a CDS encoding HIT domain-containing protein: MTEDFYCDEVLSGRTDVQKVFETDNVLAYYHTRPFYPVHIVTIPKKHISSLLTLEQGDNELLIELMDVIKKVASQVQSEYGACRVLTNLGQYQDSKHLHFHIIFGEPLR, translated from the coding sequence TTGACTGAGGATTTTTATTGCGATGAGGTATTGAGTGGTCGTACTGATGTACAGAAAGTCTTTGAGACTGATAACGTTCTTGCATATTATCATACACGCCCTTTTTACCCTGTTCACATTGTTACGATTCCGAAGAAGCACATCTCATCGCTTTTAACGCTGGAACAAGGTGACAACGAACTTCTAATTGAGTTGATGGACGTTATTAAAAAAGTGGCGTCGCAAGTGCAGTCTGAGTATGGGGCTTGTAGGGTATTGACTAATTTGGGTCAGTACCAAGACTCTAAACATCTTCATTTTCATATAATCTTCGGTGAACCATTGCGCTAA
- a CDS encoding ABC transporter substrate-binding protein, with protein MSMWKKKVLPLMMTVPVTMGLAGCAQTDAEVSAAPYEKGDQTIELQFWTSAVEEVNQALVDQFNETKGAELNIHVNAEYQGDYWEMQQKVNAAAIAGTLPNVFVDEVAMTKGFADNDIIVNLEPYIKATDFDRSDFQIGDLGNLYVNEDLYAFPHMRSVPVMYVNKTLAAKTGLNANGPATFAELEAYLQAAHDATGEPPMYLFNYDFWVMEALLHSYSGTTVVNKEETESNINSEGAVKLITFIEELESKGLVKVLGVTDSDAFYAAIAKPSTALIFSSIGGYKTFAGMAQKNGLELGVSMIPTGEDGTRGVPVGGSNTYLANTGSDQEKAAAFEFMKWLSDTEQAAYASANTGYLPTRLSSLDTDLMKETIAAFPGYQVASDQLEFSKMRPMTGAYHEIEDLMGGRINEIWLENLNIQESLDKLAEEVNVILNR; from the coding sequence ATGAGTATGTGGAAAAAGAAAGTTCTGCCGCTGATGATGACAGTTCCTGTAACAATGGGGTTGGCTGGTTGTGCACAGACAGATGCTGAAGTATCGGCTGCACCGTATGAGAAAGGGGATCAGACTATCGAGCTGCAATTCTGGACCTCCGCTGTCGAAGAGGTGAACCAGGCGCTGGTGGACCAGTTCAATGAAACCAAGGGTGCCGAGCTGAACATCCATGTTAATGCTGAGTATCAGGGCGACTATTGGGAAATGCAGCAAAAAGTAAATGCCGCGGCCATTGCCGGAACGCTGCCGAATGTGTTTGTGGACGAAGTGGCGATGACCAAGGGTTTTGCAGATAACGATATTATTGTGAATCTGGAGCCTTATATTAAGGCAACGGATTTTGACCGGTCCGATTTTCAGATCGGAGATCTGGGCAACCTGTACGTCAATGAGGACCTGTACGCTTTCCCTCATATGAGAAGTGTACCGGTGATGTATGTGAACAAGACGCTGGCGGCAAAAACGGGACTTAATGCGAACGGCCCGGCTACCTTTGCCGAGCTTGAAGCGTATCTGCAGGCAGCACATGATGCTACCGGCGAACCGCCGATGTATCTGTTCAACTATGATTTTTGGGTGATGGAGGCGCTGCTGCATTCCTACTCCGGAACTACGGTCGTTAATAAGGAAGAAACGGAATCGAATATCAACAGCGAAGGTGCGGTTAAGCTGATTACCTTCATTGAGGAGCTGGAGTCCAAAGGACTGGTTAAAGTGCTGGGCGTTACTGATTCAGATGCCTTTTATGCCGCGATTGCCAAGCCGAGCACGGCCCTGATTTTCTCAAGTATCGGTGGCTACAAGACATTTGCGGGCATGGCGCAAAAGAACGGGCTTGAGCTGGGCGTATCGATGATCCCGACAGGCGAAGACGGAACACGGGGTGTGCCGGTGGGCGGCTCCAATACGTACTTGGCTAATACCGGATCGGATCAGGAAAAAGCGGCCGCCTTCGAATTCATGAAATGGCTGTCCGATACCGAGCAGGCTGCTTACGCTTCTGCCAACACGGGCTACCTGCCGACCCGCCTATCTTCACTGGACACGGACCTGATGAAAGAGACCATTGCGGCGTTCCCTGGTTACCAGGTAGCTTCCGACCAGCTCGAATTCAGCAAAATGCGTCCAATGACCGGCGCATACCACGAGATCGAGGACCTGATGGGCGGCCGGATCAACGAAATCTGGCTGGAGAACCTGAACATTCAGGAGAGCCTGGATAAGCTGGCTGAGGAAGTGAATGTGATTTTGAACAGGTAG
- a CDS encoding carbohydrate ABC transporter permease, translating into MKTLIRAPGLVLRILISVLLIVIFLTPFYWMILTAFKTLGEVLAMPPKFWVESLQWQNFKDAFTRIDFLHYTRNSLIITLGTLIGQVLVVVPAAYAFARFDFKGKNWLFGTVLATMMIPGQLIFLPIFVMFAKSGLLNTYVSLIVPFIASGTAIFMLRQTFMQVPDSQLEAARLDNAREFKIIYTIMMPAAIPTLSTLALLTFIGTWNSYFFPLVWTTTDAVRTLPLGIQRLQDIEGLSPQIVMAGNMMLIVPILIVFVVARKQIIKAFTYMGVK; encoded by the coding sequence GTGAAAACATTGATAAGAGCGCCCGGGCTGGTGCTGCGAATTCTCATCTCGGTGCTGCTGATCGTCATCTTCCTGACGCCGTTCTACTGGATGATCCTGACCGCCTTCAAAACACTGGGCGAAGTCCTGGCGATGCCGCCGAAATTTTGGGTCGAGTCGCTGCAGTGGCAGAATTTTAAGGATGCTTTTACCCGGATAGATTTCCTGCATTATACGCGGAACTCCCTAATTATTACGCTGGGAACGCTGATTGGTCAGGTGCTGGTGGTTGTACCGGCGGCTTATGCGTTTGCGAGATTTGATTTTAAGGGGAAAAACTGGCTGTTCGGCACCGTGCTAGCAACAATGATGATCCCCGGACAGCTGATCTTTCTGCCGATCTTCGTTATGTTTGCGAAATCCGGGCTGCTGAACACTTACGTGTCGCTGATTGTCCCTTTTATCGCCAGCGGTACGGCTATCTTCATGCTGCGGCAGACGTTCATGCAGGTTCCAGACTCCCAGCTCGAAGCCGCACGGCTCGATAATGCCAGAGAATTCAAAATCATCTACACGATTATGATGCCCGCCGCGATCCCAACTCTGTCTACGCTTGCTCTGCTGACGTTTATCGGGACGTGGAACAGTTACTTTTTTCCGCTGGTGTGGACGACGACGGATGCTGTCCGGACGTTGCCACTCGGGATTCAGAGGCTCCAGGATATTGAGGGCTTAAGCCCGCAGATTGTCATGGCCGGTAATATGATGCTGATTGTGCCGATTCTGATTGTATTTGTGGTGGCGCGCAAGCAGATTATCAAGGCGTTTACTTACATGGGAGTGAAGTAG